TTGtggacaaacatctccactGTGGTCTTGTCTGTTAAAAGGATATTGCTGCAGGTGTCATGtggttctttttagagagaacaCGCTTTCTCCAGGCACCCTCCCAAACAAGCCAAACTTGTTCAGTCTGTTTCTCTTTATCCCgttatgaactttaacatttagcatGCTAACTGATGCTGATGATCAATAAATGCATTTGATTTGCAGCAGTTAGCTGTTACTTGTCCTCTTAACCCCTACGGAAGCAACAAGGGTGTTCTTAGCCTTTCACACACTTCTTTTACATTTGGCTTAGTTTTATGTTAAATCTGgcttggccaactccaggcctcgagggccggtgtcctgcaggttttagatctcaccctgagtctacacacctgaatgaaatgattagttcattcccaggcctctggagaacttcaagacattttgaggaggtaatttagccatttaactcagctgtgttggatcaaggacacatctaaaacctgcaggacaccggccctcaaggcctgggtTTGGACACCgctgtgttaaataaataatgacaccaTGTAATACGTCATGTGTTCTTGTTAATCTGAGATTATTTTTACCAGACTGGAAGCAAGTGAAATTTCCTTTTTATATAACTGTATATATAAAACGGAGGAAGGATTAACTAGGCTAAAGCATTTGTTTAATCTGGCATTACTCAATATCGCGTCTCTTGCATGGTCACTAGGTTACATTGGCCTAACCAATCACATCTTGTTTGTAGCGTAAGAATGACTCAAAACTACGAGAACCATTTTTGTTGGTTAGCTGTAGAGGCTAACTTTAAGGTAAAAGTTAATTTTGAAACACATTTCAACAAGGACCTGCAAAAATGCTACTTCCTACACCATATGGATTTTTTCAATGAAAGTTTGGAGCATGCTGTAAATGGGCTCTACAAATTTAATCAAACACTGATTTTTTCCATTAGATTGTCATTTTGATTTGAATTAAGGGCAAGAATAAAGCAAATGGAACACCCAGAATAGGAAAGAGTCCTCTTAATGCTTagtttgaaaacacattttctgttaCGAGAAGCTATCTataccagcggtccccaaccccccgggtccatgagtcgtttggtaccgggccgcgagagttgaggcttgagTGTGAAAGTTAtggttttcaggattttttatcggtttttatcgtttttctcattaactcggtttccctgggtcttttcccgtgtgttgtggataaatcttttttttttttgctaccggtactggttttattttgttgtatttatctgcgacaccttaaaggccgctccgtgaaaatattgtcggacataaaccagtccatggcgcaaaaaaggttggggactgctgatCTATACCATCttccacaaagaaaaaaatatctttagACCTTTAGAACTAGTCATTTAATTAGCATTCCATCATttataatatattattattcaTGAACAAAAGGGTAACAAAGTGAATTTACTACAGGAGTGACTGagatgtaataaaaataaaattaaaagcttACTGAGTGAGATACTGAAATAGAAGGAGAAAAACATGGGGAAGAAAATGGTTAAGAAGCATGGACAGGAGGATGACTGGTGTCCTGTTAGGGAGAGATTAGTGTCATAATCCCCTGGAATCATCTTCCATCCAGCCTGTTTATTACTGGCTGTCTAATGTGTTTTAGTAAATGCATACAGAGAAGCCCTCTGAGCCAGAACCTGTGGAAAACCCACACTCGTGCAGAGCATCGCACTTGACAAATATTAAATGGGTGATATCgctccaaataaagaacaagGTCAGTGCAGGGTCAGACGGCAGTGCCCCATGCCAGAGTATTCGCATGTATGTGCTTGCGTTACTACTAGCAGGCCATGTTAATCAGGGTTAGAACCGTGCTCACTGATTTCTGGTGATAACTCAAAACATCCTGAAGCTTCGAGCCCTGTCCCTCCATTTCAGCATCACACTCTGTCACATGTTACCTaggtaattttaaaaaataacctATTTAAAGCACTGGGGAGGAAAACTGTGGTCTGAGTAAATATTACACAAAAATCACAAGTTTATTCACAGCTGCTAGCTGCATGACTCATGCACAAAGTTGTGGTTGTGGCCCTGGTTATAGAATACTTAATAGtttgttcttatttttattactaCATTTGCCATACGAATACTGAGATCATTTTCTGAATGGTTTCAAACATAAGACTCACAAAATGGTAAAAGTTTGCTATGAAATCagtaactttaaaaacataactttaaaaacatatcaGTCTCACATCTGTGCTCTTTAACTATAATAGCTACTCTCATTAATAGCTACAAATAAGTAATCGCCCAATCACAAGGCATCACAACAGTGCATTTAGGCACCCATTAGGCACATAGACATGGTTGGAAAGACCTCAAAGTGAGAATCAGAAttaggaagaaaggtgattttagTGTCGCTGAGCATGGAATGTTTGTTGGTGTCAGATGGGCCGGTGTAACTACTGTCTACTGAAATTTACCTACAACCATAGGGTGgactaaaaaagagaaaatatccagtgatcgacagttctctgggtgaagatactttgttgatgtcagaggtcagaggagaatgactCCTTCAAGCTGAtaagaaggcaacagtaactcaaacaaCCATTCCTTACAACCaaaatatgcagaagagcatatcTGAACACACAAGACGTCAATACAGCTGCAGAAGGCCACACTGTgagccactcctgtcagctaagaacaggaaactgaggctacaattcaaaGGCACTCAgtaaaattggacaacagaagattggaaaaatattgcatggtctgatgagtcttaatttctgctgcaacGTTCAGACGGTACGGTCAGAATTTGgtgaaaacaacatgaaagcagccTGACCCCTGAATCaaaggttcaggctgctggtggtatAATGGTATGGGGTATGGCAAACTTCGGCATCCTTAGTAACGATTAACATTATTTAAAATGCCAAAACATGTCTAAACTCACCTTAACCCAGCTTTGTCAACAGCAACAACCTGATATACGTAAGGTGTACCAAGGGGCAGGGTTACACTTTACAAGTTAAAATAATAGTTAATACTCACAAAGTTGAGAAGAGTgataaaatgctgaaaaagcttGAGCAACACAGTTAtgctttttcatttaattacaGATAAATAGATGACAAAAAATAGCCATAACTTAAATTGTTCTTTTAGAATAGACAGTTTGGGTTCATCAACTTACCTTGGAGATATCGCCATCGTGGCCTTCTAAGGTTGCAAGACACTGATGTGTTGCTGTACTGAACACTCTTGCTGTCCCTGAGAGTTTCAGGAAGAGAGTTCTCAGCACACAGGCACAGCTTACAACATtataaaaatgttgcttttgTTGTGGAAAATTCAAATTTATATAACCAATAAAGCTTAGGTATTTGTAGAAATCTTAAATGCAGAATCTTAAATTCTGCACAAGTAGTATATTTATGTTACGTTTGTAATACCGTGCTAGTACAGTTTTACTCGTAATGTAATCTTTTGACTGAAGTGTTGTCTCACCATCAGCTGAGGCAGTAGCAATGAGTTGACCACTTAAATCAAAACACACATccaacacctcttctttgtgtccAGTGAAGGTGGCAACACACTTCCCACTGACAGTCTCCCAAACCTGCGAACACATTTACGCATGTCAAAAAACAGAATTATACATGCACACAGGAGCGAACTACATAACTGGAGCATGCATTCATGGAAACATCAAACTCATTAAGCATGCATGTGTGAATGTAGCGTTAAACTCTAAAGTGGCTTTATTATGGCCATCTCCCTCAGAGGAACGCAGCGAGGTGGATAATTCTCACTTGTGAGCGTGACTCATCTTGGTGTAATTAAGGAATTAGGATTTAATTTTTCTCCATAGACCTTAGAGACAGGAGTTTGTGAGAGAGTGGGAAATTGAAGCGAGCAAATACAAATGCTACGAGACATCCATCTCAATCACCTGAGATGGTAAATACAAACAGACATGTTTTCAGCCTCTGACAAGAGATTttggcaacaaaaaaaagatatttggGGATAATGATAGCTTACTTTGCAGGTTTTATCCATGGAACCAGTAACAATCAAGGAGCAATCCCAGTTAAACTGAGCATTGCTTATTTCTCCCATATGACCAATGAGCGTGTGGACCCGTCTAGGGGAAAAAACAAGGGAATGAACAGCAATTAATCAGTCTCACAGCTTTGTAAGGCAGAATCGATAAGTGTTACATTCTCTGTGAAGTATAAATGATGACACATGCACAAATCGATACATAATATTGATAACTTCTGACCTTCCTGAAGCAACATCCCATATAGCGACTGTGTGGTCGAAGGAACCGGTGACAAGTTGACTGCCCACTGTGTTAAAGCACAGCGAGAGGACCTCTGCGGTGTGACCCTGAAAAGAATATAAGAGATGGCATTATCTCTCCCTGTCTTATTTCGTTTCTCCCTCACAGCCGCTCACATTATGGATGAAAAAGTGCATCATAAAATGCATATATTTACCAACCACAACAGTGTGGCTTAAACAGCTGATTATTTTCAccttgcgtgtgtgtgtgtgtgtgtccctgccAAAAAATGGGGCTGTTGTCCTAGAAGGAACTACATCAAAGGCAGCTTTAAGTACTTTGGCAGGTGTTTATGTCTTACTGTCCTTGGACGGATTTGTCCCAACCGTGCAAAGTACAGCCACCAAACTTTAGAAGTGTGTATTTAAGATCAGAATGAGTTTGAAGGTAAGTGTGGTCCAATTCATAAGTGGTGGCTCGCACCCACTTTAATCACCTGTCcctcatttattttactttttaggGCTCATTTGAGGTATTTTGTGcataatgtttaatgttttcaaAGGCGTGTGCAGTATGGCAACTAAATGGTGTCATAGCTAGTGTGAGCCCCCCACATTATAGTCTCCTGAATTTGTTAACATAAATACACAGGTTAGCCTTACCGGTAGATTTATAAAATTGAagttagctaaaaaaaaaagaacatagaTTAAAGAATCTGCACTCAGTTGACTGCATTACTGATTCTTCATGGTGTGAGAAGCTAAATGAATTGAGAGGGGCAGAGAGTTGCTCCTTGCTGAGACATATTCAGCAAGTCACACTATGAACCCACGTGCAGTCTGCACATTAAAGAGGTCTCACTACTCCCCTTAGAGAGGGCTATCAGTGCCTTCTTAAAGAGTTAGTCACATTCCTATCAGATCATTTGTGAATGTAAGAACTGCTAAAAATGTTGGTCATCAAGAGCACTTGACAGCATTCATGTCACTTTCATAAGTGACTAAAAAGTTAATGAATCATCATTAATGAATGAATGTGGGTCACAACACCAGGATAAGAAGAGCAAGAAAAGCAATGGGACAGAGTTTGAGGAAAAGGTATCTCACAGTCAGTGTGGCCACTTCCTCCCCACTCTCCACATCCCACAGCTTGGCAGTGGTGTCCATACTGCTTGTGGCCACCAGCGTACTCTGGGGGTTGAATGCAAGACACACCTACAAAATTTTTTTACTTaggttgtattgtattgtattctgTAGCAAAGCTGAATAGCATATGGCATATGAACTGCTCTAAACTCTCAATTTGAAACAGTTGTTTCTATTCTTGGCTCTATATGGCAATTTACtgaatatggtcatctcagccATATGCTTACAGCAGCCCAACCCAACCTCTTGTTTGTGAGTCaatcacagccaatcagaagaaaaagCTCATTTAGAGCGCAGATGGACTTAATGGGAGTAAAATATCTTGCCTCAGACAGAAGATGAAACAAGCTGCCCAAGGCTCAGTCTTAGATAAATGAAGATTACTtgtaaatcatgcaaagctactatgagtccaagaataaaaatgtagACAGTAATTAAAATAATAGGTCCTGTTAAAGTACTAAACACAATACCATAGCAGAACCTTGTAGTTTAAATGCTCACATAGCTTAAATACTGACTTGTGTTTCGAATATGAATCAGCAATCAACCAAAAACTAACACAAATgaaattcatttaaaacaaatcattATACATACTATTTCTCCCGTGTGTCCCCGATAAGTATGAAAACATTTGCCAGTCTCGGCACACCACAGTTTGCAGGTCTTATCAAAAGAGCCAGTCGCAATCTTGTCTCTAAGTTtaatagagagaaaataaagcaaAGAGACATTCATTTTTAAGATGAAACACTCATGTGAATCTTAAATTGAGCAATGCGGCCCTCCCATGTTATAAAGGTTTTCCTAAAACAGCTCATTACCCATAAGGGTTGTTGAATGCAATTGCATACACCACGTTTCTGTGACCCTCTAGCACGTGCAGCTCTGTGCCTGAGGCTGTGTCCCAGACTCTACATGTCCTGTCGTAACTCCCAGTTATaaacctgcagtgtgagagAAAAGGGGGAATTGCACAAACTGTAATTTCTCCTAAACAACAAAGTGGCAGGTTACTCAGTGTTAAAAACTCACCTTGACCCAGATTTATCAAAGGCAACATTTGTCAGTGGCAGTATGTGTGCCTTGAGctcctgcaaaaaaaaattgaaactgGTCTGAAAAATCCAATTTCAAAGGCAATATACAGTAGTTATTGACTACATTCATCTTTAAAATTACCCATGTAACTTCTGTATGTATAATTCATTTGACTATAATGTAATGTGAAGGCTTCTTCCTCCTGGCCCACCACTGGTGGAATAACTTTCTGCTCTCATTAAGAACAGAAAGATCTCCCAATTTTTAGATGCAGGCAAAATAAATTCAGTAACCTCTGATCTCCAGCAATGCAACTGACCCTGACTGCCATTTAACTCCCCTAATACATGCACATGACGCACTAGCGACTTAATAACCCGATCACTGCTGCTCTCTAGTGCCTCTCTAAAACAGTGATTACTAATTTCACAAATCAAACTCCACATATGTAAATAGCATCTGCTAATCGCTGAGCTAATGGATTGTGCCCGTTTATTCATGCTGCAAAAATGTTACTGTTCCAACAGTCTGTGTGGAATAAAAGCATTAATATCATAACTCAATAAGCAACACGTGTGCCATGTTTCACAgacaaaataaactttagtTCATAAAACCATGCTTTCATTAAAATCAAGGTTACAAGGAGCACCAAATAACTTTCAACAATGTGAGGGAAATAGATAAATGTCTTCACCAGCAGGAATTACATTCCTTGTAAGCGTCATGTCTACGTGTTGatttatttactgctgttttgtGTCTGACCTTGGAGAAACAGAACCTGTGATGGTCCTGCTGGGTCTGTTTCTTCTGAAGTCGAATAACCAGCTGTTTGACCTGATCAGCCTGAGCCTTTGTGACCAGAGGCTCTGATTGTCTGATTTCTTCCACCAACTCATCTGGATTTGTTCTACaatattaaaacataaaatgtgataagtctttttgtaattttaggTAGCTTGAtggcaaaagagagaaaaaaatgtaaaaaaaaaaaaatgtaaaaaaaaaccaacaacaaccaaacaacCAGGACATTAGGAacagaaaagggaaagaaaatagAAACAGAAAAGGGGTTTAGGATAACAAATACAGCTTAACAAAGATTACATTTACTCTACAATTTCACCAAAGTATGTTTAATATGTGTGAAAATATCACTCCCCGTGTTGTTAGATTTACACCCTTGTGACTGCCAGTAAGAGCTGAAATGAGTAATGTTGGTATTCCCAAAGTAAATGGgtcatttaaaagaaatctcTAGTCTAATGTAATGCCACATTAAGGAAttacaactcctccacagtccAACTTCATAATAAATGCAACATGGTTACAAAGtgtttttaacctcctaagacctgaactcttccacagcatgcatttttaatttctctttgatatttgggcatattggggcccgatgaatgtaaaaacaaagaattaccagatttttttttttttaccttatttttgtttttaagaaaaataagagccacatatgaggatatttgtttaagattttgatagaacagtagcagtataatgtccttgtaagtggatatcaggcccttgtagagcagaattgagtattttggtctaaataacctaAAATgcgatgtccacatatgtggacgccaggtcctaggaggttaaataggGTTTTAGGCTGCACAAAGTCGTTTTTTAGTGGTAATGTAACCGTAGGTTGCAACAGTTTGGTTATTGACATTATCTTCAGTGCTGagatcagacacacacacacacacacacagacacagatccTAACAGGTACAACTCACGCACTCAGGAGTCAAATCCAAAAGATCTATTGATTTGGTCCTCAGAAATCCTCCTTTCTCGTATTCAAGGATTATACCTGACAgcataaaaaaaaggaaaaataaaagaattaaagaGTGGCTGACATTACAACACCTGGGTTCTAGTTAACGTAACCTGTTATGTCTTATAATGGCAAACTATCTAACCCTTCTCTCGATTTGAGTTTGAAAAGCGTTAGCTAACTAGCTAATGTCAGACAAACTTTAGGCCACAACGATTTAATATGAAGGTTAGGCACAGTCATATGACCTCCATGAGAAGCAACATTTTAGATAGGACTACAAACATACTTGTATTACCTGGCGGATAATATCGGAGGAGAAACCGCTTGAGTTTCATTCTGTCTTCTAATAAGGTCCTATCACATCACATAGAAACAAACCGTTGTTATGGCGACCGGACTCGCGTGCGCTTACCGCGCATGCCTAATACAAACCTTAAAGGACCGGTGTTGTACCAAAAAGTGCTGgtctgccaaaaagtgatttcaaGTTTCTAATTTTTTAATTATGTGTAATGTCTTTACATATATTGATAAATAGACTTTAgacaatatataaaataattaccAGTTTTGCAAGTATCTTTATGACCCGGTCTTTTTTGGCAAgttaaaatatctttatagaACTATTGTTATGCTGCTGCCGTCTTTGCCAGATcgctcttaaaaaataaatatttaatgccAGTGAGACTTTTTTAACGGGATACATAGGCTAAAGGATATATAACAGTCACTTCTAAAATTCTACCTTgtgacaggaatgttgtttgtaGCTCAAGATGAGTTGATATCATTCATGAGGATAACTTTTGACATATATTTCAAATATTATAGGCCAGCAAGTCATGTACAGCAGTTTAAACACGGGCAGTCActttttggcaaataccggaaatctcttttttggcagacgatcacttttttTCAATGTCTAATATATTTGCTCTAATAGACTTTAGTAAACTAGATTTACGAAAGGGTtacatataaaataaagaaataacctgtttttcagttaacagttttTCAAGACTCTGCGTTATTAGTCCTACTTTATAATAAATTAAGTCCTTTTTTAAGCATAAATGATGCGTACATAACTGTGATGCAAGGTTTTTATAGTTAATTAAAGCTAAACTAAAAAATTGCAGCTTTTACCTTGTGACAAGAATGCTCTTTCCTGCTCAAAATGACTTATCACTAATAAGACATATGTTTCCGGAATGTTTGTCAGATCAGGAGCTAACAAGTCATTTACGACACCAACAATCAGTTTTTGGTGAATGTCGTAAAACACCTTTTTGCGAGACGATcccttgttttttcatttagtgaatccataaataaataaatacgcaAAATTTCCCAATTTTCCAAACTGATTGATGAGTAATGAGTTTCAAAGTTTATTATACACTGTAGTTTGTTCACGAACTGTGGTGCATACCAGAAAGCAGCTCTCTCCATGTCAAATagatgagtgggccaaaattcctccacagcactGTAACTCATTGACAGTTAtcacaaacacttgattgcagttgttgctgctaagggtggcccaaccagttattaggcgTAGGGtgcaatcactttttcacacaggggccatgtaggtttggatttttttccccccttaataataaacactttcatttcgaaacagcattttgtgtttaaatgtattTCTGGTGGCATTCATATGTAAATTTGTGTGATGGTCTGAAACATTTCAGTGTAATAAACATACAAATAAACGGAAATAAGGAAGGAGGCAAAAACTTTTTCACCCCACTGTATGCGGATGCCTTCATTTTGCCTGCAATCTCTAGCCAATCTTTTCATATAACTCAATGCAGTGAGTGCAGTCATTTGTAGTAATAAATTGTTTGAAAACATCCAAATATTTCACGTTTTGTTTTATTAGCAGCTCTGTCTTTATACTCTGGGAGGGAATAGTCACTTGTATATTCCCAATATCAGTATGCCTATTAAGAGTGTGAGTCACTCCAATCACACAATAAATGACTGTACTTATTTCCTCACCATTCTTCTCGCCTGTTGCTCCCTGACAGGGCAAAGTCTATTTCTTGTACAGCATGAATAAGGCATGTGTAGATCATAAAGATTATGTCTTTATATTCTAGCTTCTTAGAAGGTAACCTGACGAAAGCTCAACGTGCTTTGGTATTAAACCAGATAGTGTTTTTAAATCAAGACTCAAGTGcaactaaaaacaaaaggcaacaGCAGGGAAATCTTGCTGAGATACTAACATGAGGTGCTGGGCCAAGCTGAAGTCATCTGGATGGGCTTACCCCACAGCCATCCTGTCACTCTACGGATTTTTTGCAAACTGTAGGGTTGCAGAACCTTTCCTGACACCATACCTTATTGGACCACGCAAGAACATTTCTGAAGAAGTGGTAAGGACTACGGACACACTTTCTGTCTTTTATTAAAAGCACTTATATGAAAGcaaaacgaaacaaaaaaacatgcatcAGTTTTCATAAGCAGTGCGATATGCATATCATGAAAAAGAAGCACAAATGGGATCATCAGTACTGTTTTGTGGTGCTTGTGGTTTCCTACAGCTGACCAACTACCTGTTTCCCATCTGGACGTATTCCTACCTGGCCTTTCTTTTCCCCGTCTTCCTCCTGACTGACTTCCTGAGGTACAAACCCCTTATTATAGTACAGGGGTTCTTTCTCATCACCAACTATATCCTACTGTGCTTTGTCCCAGGtcttcctgctatgactttccTTCAGGTCAGTTAAaacttcttgttgttgtttcaagAATGACTAATATGTAACACTGAAAGGTCTGTGAAAAAAATACTTGCccacttcctgatttcttacTATTTTGCATACTTGACACACTTACATCCTTTGGATCATCAAACAacttttaatgttaaatgtaGCTAGTCACaatctttttcacacagggccggGCAGGTTTGGATCGCTTTCTTACCCTtgaaaaaatcttttaaaagctTTTGTATTTATTCCAGTTATCACAACTTAGCGAAACCTAATAAATCATACTGTCGTTAATGCATTTAATAGAGTTTATCATGATCTACTGCCTCTTTACAACTGCTCTATTCCATCAACAGGTCAATTATGCTGTAGTGACTTCCACGGAGGTTGCCTACTTTTCCTATATTTACAGTGTAATTCCAGTAGAGAATTACCAAAGAGCTACTGGTTACCTGCGCAGTGCAATGTTGGCTGGATATACATTTGGCGCCACCCTTGGCCAAATGCTTGTCTCCCTTGCCGGTATGGGCTTCGTATTGTTCGTAGTATTTAACCACAATAATATGAAAAATTAACATTTGATGCATgacaagaaagaaaattattaaCTTAACTTTAAACAAGCACTAATGAAGGATCAATTGTAACCAACAGGCCTGGACTACTTCTATATCAATACTATTACCCTGGGAATTGTGAGCGTAGCATTTCTCGTCTCATTCTGGTTGCCCATGCCCCAGACAAGCATGTTCTTCAAAGGGAAGAAGGCTGCAGCTGTAGACTGCCAGCAAGAGGGGCCACAGGGAGAGAAGGAGTCAGTGACGGATAAGGATGGAGAAGGCTCGGGGAAAGGGAAGATGGAATATAATGGCAGTGCTGGC
The window above is part of the Pelmatolapia mariae isolate MD_Pm_ZW linkage group LG14, Pm_UMD_F_2, whole genome shotgun sequence genome. Proteins encoded here:
- the daw1 gene encoding dynein assembly factor with WD repeat domains 1, with translation MKLKRFLLRYYPPGIILEYEKGGFLRTKSIDLLDLTPETNPDELVEEIRQSEPLVTKAQADQVKQLVIRLQKKQTQQDHHRFCFSKELKAHILPLTNVAFDKSGSRFITGSYDRTCRVWDTASGTELHVLEGHRNVVYAIAFNNPYGDKIATGSFDKTCKLWCAETGKCFHTYRGHTGEIVCLAFNPQSTLVATSSMDTTAKLWDVESGEEVATLTGHTAEVLSLCFNTVGSQLVTGSFDHTVAIWDVASGRRVHTLIGHMGEISNAQFNWDCSLIVTGSMDKTCKVWETVSGKCVATFTGHKEEVLDVCFDLSGQLIATASADGTARVFSTATHQCLATLEGHDGDISKICFSPQGTRVLTASSDKTARLWDAHSGVCLQVLEGHTDEIFSCVFNYEGDTIITGSKDNTCRIWY
- the slc19a3b gene encoding solute carrier family 19 member 3b is translated as MRCWAKLKSSGWAYPTAILSLYGFFANCRVAEPFLTPYLIGPRKNISEEVLTNYLFPIWTYSYLAFLFPVFLLTDFLRYKPLIIVQGFFLITNYILLCFVPGLPAMTFLQVNYAVVTSTEVAYFSYIYSVIPVENYQRATGYLRSAMLAGYTFGATLGQMLVSLAGLDYFYINTITLGIVSVAFLVSFWLPMPQTSMFFKGKKAAAVDCQQEGPQGEKESVTDKDGEGSGKGKMEYNGSAGYCSRENVAAAVHLLWQSFRESYSSRHLIYWSLWWALATAGYVQVFNYIQLMWDHIEPSATSSIYNGGVEAACSLVGAAAAFSVGYIKVTWVVWGELALGLFSAVGSGAVFLMAFTSSIWVCYVGYAIFKSCYMLLITITTFQIASNLSMECYALTFGINTFVALSLQTIITVTVVDEAALGLDIVTQFIIYGSYYAVISLLFLIRGTYTACVNKPCPRHTEAKEPECVAEVIASERL